The window ATGATCGCCACGCCGAGGAAGTCCAGGCGCCGCTGACCGCGGAAGCCCGAGGCGAACAGGGCGCCCTGGATGCCGCCGAGACCGACCGCGGTCAGGTCTGCCCAGAGCGGAATCACGAAGAGCGGCTCGTCCACGCGTCCATTCTGGCCCGGCGGACGCGATAATCGAGTGTGCCCACCTATCGCGACGAGGTCGTGGTCCTGCGGACCCACAAGCTGGGGGAGGCGGACCGCATCGTCACCGCCCTCGGTCGCCGCAGCGGCAAGATCCGCGCCGTCGCGAAGGGGGTGCGCCGGACCTCTTCCCGGCTGGGCGCACGCCTGGAGCCCTTCATGGTCGCCGATGTGCAGTTCTCGCGCGGCCGTTCGCTCGACATCGTCCAGCAGGCCGAATCGCTCGGCTCGTACGGCGCCGACATCTCCCAGCACTACGACCGCTACACCGCCGCCCACGCGATGGTCGAGGCGGCCGACCGGCTGAACGACCCCGAAGCCGCCACCGCGCACTACCTGCTGCTGGTCGGCGGACTGCGCGCGCTCGCGCGTGGGGATCATGCCGCGCGCAGCATCCTTGATTCCTATCTTCTCCGCGCCATGGCCCTCGCCGGGTGGGCCCCCGGTCTCGTCGAGTGCGCACGCTGCGGCGCGCCGGCACCGCACGATCAGTTCGTCGCACAGCTCGGGGGCGTGGTCTGCGCCGCGTGCGCCCCCACCGGCGCCGCGCGCATCGATCCCGCCACGATCGGTCTGCTCACCGCACTCATGGCGGGGGAGTGGGAGATCGTCGACGCCGCCTCCGCCCACTCCGCGGGTGCCGCGTCGGGGCTCATCGCCGCGTACGCGCAGTGGCATCTCGAGCGCGGCATCCGCTCCCTGCAGCACGTCGAGGCCGCCCGATGACACCGAAGCCCTACACGCACCGCGACACGGTGCCCTACCGACCGCTGGACTGGACCGGGGTGCAGCCGCCGTCGTTCCCGGGGTCCGTTCCGCGCCATGTCGCGATCGTGATGGACGGCAACGGCCGCTGGGCCAACC of the Microbacterium invictum genome contains:
- the recO gene encoding DNA repair protein RecO, with product MPTYRDEVVVLRTHKLGEADRIVTALGRRSGKIRAVAKGVRRTSSRLGARLEPFMVADVQFSRGRSLDIVQQAESLGSYGADISQHYDRYTAAHAMVEAADRLNDPEAATAHYLLLVGGLRALARGDHAARSILDSYLLRAMALAGWAPGLVECARCGAPAPHDQFVAQLGGVVCAACAPTGAARIDPATIGLLTALMAGEWEIVDAASAHSAGAASGLIAAYAQWHLERGIRSLQHVEAAR